One Pleurocapsa sp. PCC 7327 DNA segment encodes these proteins:
- a CDS encoding alpha/beta fold hydrolase, with protein MPIIDILGVPHAYELTPLFSNSDNPVLVFIHGWLLSRNYWKPLVEGLSPDYQCLTYDLRGFGDSQPVAVEAHQKSCSNPQWSKLGEGDSKGYSCYSLAAYAQDLSILLEKLAIKKAWLIGHSLGGSIALWAADLCPEIVKGAICLNSGGGIYIKEEFERFRTAGQQLIQLRPRWLSSLPLIDLLFARMMVARPLARHWGRQRVIDFVRADGEAAIGSLLDTTTEAEVHLLPQLVSRLQQPVYFLAGNKDNVMEPKYVRHLASFHQLFTANGGNVIEIPNCGHLSMIEQPEIVGAKIVKILIEHSSK; from the coding sequence ATGCCAATTATAGACATATTGGGAGTACCACACGCTTACGAGCTTACGCCTCTCTTTTCCAATTCAGATAATCCTGTCCTAGTCTTCATTCATGGCTGGTTATTAAGTCGCAACTATTGGAAACCGCTCGTCGAGGGTCTATCGCCGGACTATCAATGTTTGACTTACGATCTTAGGGGATTTGGAGATTCGCAGCCAGTAGCAGTTGAAGCTCATCAAAAAAGTTGCTCGAATCCTCAGTGGAGTAAGTTGGGGGAGGGAGATAGCAAGGGCTATTCCTGTTATTCATTAGCCGCTTATGCTCAAGATTTGAGCATTTTGTTAGAAAAATTAGCGATAAAGAAAGCTTGGCTGATAGGGCATTCTCTTGGGGGTAGCATTGCGCTGTGGGCAGCAGACCTGTGTCCGGAAATCGTCAAAGGCGCGATTTGCCTGAATTCCGGCGGAGGGATTTACATTAAAGAAGAATTTGAACGATTTCGCACGGCTGGGCAACAATTGATTCAACTGAGACCGCGTTGGTTATCTTCTCTGCCTTTGATTGACCTTTTATTTGCTCGCATGATGGTAGCGCGTCCGCTTGCTCGCCATTGGGGGAGACAGCGGGTTATCGATTTCGTCCGGGCAGATGGAGAAGCGGCAATCGGATCGTTGCTAGATACGACAACAGAAGCCGAAGTACACTTACTTCCCCAATTGGTTTCTCGCCTTCAACAGCCCGTCTATTTTTTGGCTGGGAACAAAGATAATGTGATGGAACCAAAATACGTTCGGCATTTAGCCAGCTTTCACCAACTCTTTACCGCCAATGGAGGCAATGTGATTGAGATTCCCAATTGCGGACATTTGTCGATGATAGAGCAACCTGAAATTGTCGGGGCAAAAATTGTTAAGATCCTAATAGAACATAGTTCAAAGTAG
- the prmC gene encoding peptide chain release factor N(5)-glutamine methyltransferase — protein sequence MESLTVSGQELALWRDRAKQDAIAAGVSPDEVDWLLEEVAGLDKLSLRLESFKERSQIHLKQPLSVLTELWQQRLQDRMPVQYLVGVAPWRHFSLKVATGVLIPRPETELLVDIAVRAIQASPTPDLVSGYWVDLGTGSGAIALGLAEALPDARIYATDTSAEALAIARQNAIALGFGEQIKFCQGSWWSPLEALKGRVSGMVSNPPYIPTAEIARLQPEVARHEPRLALDGGSDGLDCIRHLVETAPDYLRPGGIWLIEMMAGQAEQVVQLLQKRGCYDKIQIFCDLANIERFALAYRC from the coding sequence TTGGAGTCGCTAACGGTATCGGGTCAAGAACTCGCTCTCTGGCGCGACCGAGCCAAGCAAGATGCGATCGCTGCTGGGGTTTCTCCCGATGAAGTCGATTGGTTGCTAGAGGAAGTAGCAGGTCTAGACAAACTATCACTTCGTTTGGAGTCTTTTAAGGAGCGATCGCAAATTCATCTGAAGCAACCTTTATCAGTCTTAACCGAACTATGGCAGCAACGCCTACAAGATCGCATGCCCGTTCAGTATTTAGTAGGTGTTGCTCCTTGGCGACATTTCTCTCTAAAAGTGGCGACCGGAGTACTGATTCCTCGTCCAGAGACGGAATTGCTCGTCGATATTGCCGTTCGTGCCATCCAAGCTAGCCCAACGCCAGATCTGGTTTCGGGATATTGGGTCGATTTAGGCACGGGAAGCGGGGCAATTGCCCTCGGACTTGCCGAAGCTTTGCCCGATGCCAGGATTTATGCCACAGACACGAGTGCAGAGGCTTTAGCAATTGCCCGACAAAACGCGATCGCGCTGGGCTTTGGCGAGCAAATTAAATTCTGCCAGGGTTCTTGGTGGTCGCCGCTAGAAGCGCTTAAAGGTCGAGTTAGCGGCATGGTATCCAATCCACCCTATATTCCGACTGCTGAGATAGCTCGTCTGCAACCGGAAGTCGCTCGACACGAACCTCGCCTAGCGCTCGATGGAGGTAGTGACGGTCTCGATTGTATCCGTCATTTAGTCGAAACAGCTCCCGATTACTTGCGCCCTGGCGGCATCTGGTTAATCGAAATGATGGCAGGTCAGGCCGAGCAAGTCGTGCAACTGCTCCAAAAGCGAGGCTGCTACGACAAGATTCAGATTTTCTGTGACTTAGCAAATATAGAACGTTTTGCTTTAGCGTATCGTTGTTAG
- a CDS encoding GNAT family N-acetyltransferase, whose translation MVFWKRLFSNSETVTTSGTTQFDGELLELTDDPLSQSRIVFSTERDLDLYELEELCDAVGWARRPLRKVKKALECSYLVVSMWEVRNNRRRLIGFARATSDHAFNATIWDVVVHPTVQKQGLGKALMKYTIKKLRSDDISNITLFADPHVVDFYRRLGFVLDPEGIKGMFWYPN comes from the coding sequence ATGGTTTTTTGGAAACGATTATTTAGCAATTCGGAAACGGTTACGACCTCTGGAACAACTCAGTTCGATGGAGAATTGTTAGAGTTGACAGACGATCCTCTAAGTCAGTCTCGTATTGTATTTAGCACCGAACGAGATCTCGATCTTTACGAACTCGAAGAACTTTGCGATGCCGTCGGTTGGGCTAGACGACCTCTACGAAAAGTCAAAAAAGCCCTTGAATGCAGTTATCTAGTCGTCTCTATGTGGGAAGTTAGGAACAATAGGCGGCGTTTGATTGGGTTTGCTCGCGCTACGTCAGATCACGCTTTTAATGCCACGATTTGGGATGTCGTCGTCCATCCGACCGTTCAAAAACAGGGATTGGGCAAAGCTTTGATGAAATATACCATCAAAAAGCTCAGAAGTGATGATATCAGCAATATCACTTTGTTTGCCGATCCCCACGTGGTTGACTTTTATCGCCGACTAGGGTTTGTTCTCGATCCGGAAGGGATTAAAGGAATGTTTTGGTATCCCAACTAA
- a CDS encoding Tic22 family protein → MKSLIRWSATLGLVGSAILGVGFGQAAKVLALPQDQIIKTLQPVPVFTIVDAQGAPIVKQHENKQVTGVFISQQDAQNFFQQLQQQNPELAKQVKVQPVSLGEVYKFSQSMEGKPDGLNIDYVPMNDEVELAKQVMNQNGQQYPEGVVPLFVARVGKEQGYLMIERNNESRIPFFFEKAQLQQLLERFKKEKPDLASTVKIEVIPLEIMIATMKEKNDEMLTKIELVPSQESLQFIQSTIQNRGQGNPQGQPAPQNQQKK, encoded by the coding sequence ATGAAGTCATTAATCCGTTGGAGTGCTACCCTGGGATTGGTCGGAAGTGCGATTTTAGGGGTTGGCTTTGGTCAAGCCGCTAAGGTATTGGCTCTTCCCCAAGACCAAATTATCAAAACTCTACAGCCAGTTCCAGTATTTACAATTGTGGACGCACAAGGCGCTCCTATAGTGAAACAGCACGAAAATAAACAGGTAACGGGAGTATTTATCAGCCAACAAGACGCCCAGAATTTTTTTCAACAACTGCAACAGCAAAATCCAGAACTGGCGAAGCAAGTTAAGGTTCAACCCGTATCTCTGGGAGAAGTTTATAAGTTCTCTCAGTCAATGGAAGGCAAACCCGACGGATTAAATATTGACTATGTGCCAATGAATGATGAAGTCGAGTTGGCAAAGCAAGTCATGAATCAAAATGGACAACAGTATCCAGAAGGGGTAGTGCCGTTATTTGTCGCTAGAGTTGGCAAAGAACAAGGGTATCTAATGATCGAACGGAATAACGAGTCAAGAATTCCCTTCTTTTTTGAAAAAGCACAACTGCAACAGTTGCTAGAGCGCTTCAAAAAGGAAAAACCCGATTTGGCTTCAACTGTGAAGATTGAAGTCATTCCTCTGGAAATTATGATTGCGACGATGAAAGAAAAGAATGACGAAATGCTAACTAAAATTGAGTTAGTTCCTTCTCAAGAGTCGCTACAATTTATTCAATCTACTATCCAAAACCGAGGTCAAGGTAATCCCCAAGGTCAGCCAGCCCCTCAAAATCAACAAAAGAAATAA